The Anopheles coluzzii chromosome 2, AcolN3, whole genome shotgun sequence genome window below encodes:
- the LOC120947635 gene encoding Meckel syndrome type 1 protein homolog, with protein sequence MFTNKKQFKTGVYRTKNSISNFRCRLTIRKIHSLIDVPNLEGLDKSLEATDLPENGSYETRIISWQEKIFSQYEKDYYRIKENCKTDHQKKYYQMLKAEPHEPQLLFTYVDEDNYYPDEQNNAPQLQLSKLMQNKTQSLHLMADLGREVLLYTLTWNPEEGIMTVFPDFNNITTNPLYQEMRESNLHMYHYALERYFVEKPHTPIIKNHVGCIGKSNILMSPTMVHKDRFEIPKQLHRNLLILLEIVRATNFDYDGIHIRYRINLPVDIKMANKNSELTGSTHASKQLNGFWHFGHCHEFLLNVPITSEAQLSVDVYFEAISIDSWCRERYLGHAHLSIPLRSEINETTINFMQLTNAGSMADRLEVFLVGNRRQVDLPAFYGMTGTTILNRYANESSSSGRLQIQFQAVQQHVPKILNEGYFKTARKSKNITLKELITSYNTARERLEEFVDLQY encoded by the exons atgtttacaaacaaaaaacaatttaaaactgGAGTTTATCGCACCAAAAATTCTATCTCGAACTTTCGTTGCAG ATTAACCATTCGAAAGATCCATTCCTTAATAGATGTACCAAATCTAGAGGGTCTTGACAAAAGCCTCGAAGCTACCGATTTGCCTGAAAATGGTTCATATGAGACACGAATCATTTCGTGGCAGGAGAAAATTTTTAGCCAATACGAAAAAGATTATTATCGCATAAAAGAGAACTGCAAAACGGACCATCAAAAAAAGTATTACCAAATGCTGAAAGCAGAACCACACGAGCCTCAACTTCTGTTCACGTATGTTGATGAAGACAATTACTATCCAGATGAACAGAATAACGCCCCTCAGCTGCAATTGTCTAAgcttatgcaaaataaaactcaaTCACTACATCTTATGGCTGATTTAGGGCGCGAAGTGCTACTGTATACACTGACTTGGAACCCGGAAGAAGGCATAATGACAGTATTCCCCGATTTCAATAACATTACCACCAACCCTTTGTATCAGGAAATGCGTGAGTCCAATCTTCATATGTATCACTACGCTCTGGAGAGGTATTTTGTGGAAAAACCACATACGCCAATCATTAAGAATCATGTGGGATGTATAGGAAAGAGTAACATTTTAATGTCCCCCACGATGGTTCATAAAGATCGGTTTGAAATCCCGAAACAGCTTCATCGAAATTTACTCATTTTGCTCGAGATAGTTCGAGCTACAAATTTTGACTACGACGGGATTCATATACGTTATCGAATCAATCTTCCTGTCGACATAAAAATGGCTAATAAGAATAGTGAGCTCACAGGCAGTACACATGCTTCCAAGCAGCTGAATGGTTTTTGGCATTTTGGGCATTGTCACGAGTTTCTCCTAAATGTTCCAATCACAAGCGAGGCACAACTATCCGTGGACGTTTACTTTGAAGCTATTTCCATCGACAGCTGGTGTCGGGAACGTTACCTAGG CCATGCTCACCTTTCCATACCATTAAGATCAGAAATCAACGAAACTACGATCAACTTCATGCAATTAACTAACGCGGGCAGTATGGCTGACCGTCTGGAAGTTTTCCTTGTGGGTAATCGTCGGCAAGTTGATTTACCAGCGTTTTATGGCATG ACTGGGACAACCATACTTAACCGGTATGCTAACGAGTCGAGTTCGTCCGGGCGGCTGCAAATTCAATTCCAAGCTGTACAGCAGCACGTACCAAAAATTCTCAACGAAGGATACTTTAAAACTGcaagaaaatcgaaaaacatcACCCTGAAGGAGCTTATCACATCTTACAACACCGCGAGGGAACGGCTAGAGGAATTTGTAGATTTGCAGTATTAG